In a single window of the Marispirochaeta aestuarii genome:
- a CDS encoding BrnT family toxin yields the protein SPFFSRAKVRMHHIDIWLYLWYFICMTFEWDTNKNEVNQEKHNISFEQAQYAFFDAHRIILQDEKHSVDENRYFCIGRISEGIVTVRFTLRDKNIRIFGAGFWREGRIRYEDKIHKRS from the coding sequence TCAGCCCCTTTTTTAGTCGTGCCAAGGTTCGAATGCACCATATTGATATATGGTTATATTTATGGTATTTTATATGTATGACTTTCGAATGGGATACTAACAAAAATGAGGTAAACCAGGAAAAGCACAATATCTCATTCGAACAGGCTCAGTATGCATTCTTTGATGCACATAGAATTATCTTGCAGGATGAGAAGCACAGCGTAGATGAAAACCGATACTTTTGCATTGGCAGGATCTCCGAGGGGATTGTTACAGTTCGGTTTACACTGCGTGATAAAAATATCAGAATCTTCGGCGCTGGTTTCTGGCGTGAAGGAAGGATAAGATATGAAGACAAGATACACAAACGCTCCTGA